ACAATAGTTTTATAGCTACTAAGTAATGTACACTGCAAGGGAAACTCCCTGTTTTCAGGCCTGCAGAATATATTGACAAGATGAAATTGTTTCTAAATTATACACATTGCTCcatccttgttaaaaaaaaaaaaaaaaaaaaaacttataaccaATGGAAAGGCAAGCCAATTTAACCTTATAGTTATCTCAAGCATATAAAAGGAGGCTTTTATAACATAGAAGGCATACAGCCCTTTGCACAGTTTCTTTAGGATCCTTTAAACACTGTATCATGTCTGGTGTTAAAGGTGGACATGCTGGTGGATGCCAGCAAAGTGGTTCTGGAGGTGGATGTCAGCAAGGTGGCTCCAGTGGTGGCTTTATGCAAGGTGGCTTCAGTAGTGGTGGCTTCAGTTCAGGAGGTGGATATCAACAAGGTGGAGGTGGAGGTgattgtggtggtggtggatctcaTCAAGGTGGCTCTGGCGGTGGATATATGCAAGGAGGCTCAGTAGGCGGATATCAAGGTGGCTCCAGTGGAGGCTTTCAGCAAGGTATTTCTGGTGGCGGCTCCAGCGGTGGATGTCAGCAAGGTGTTTCTGGTGGTGGCTTTCAACAAGGTGGCTCCAGTGGCAGCTATATGCAAGGTGGTGTAGGTGGTGGTAGCTTCAGTTCAGGAGGTGGATTTCAACAAGGCAGCTCTGGAGGTAGTTGTGGTGGCGGAATTCAACAAGGTTTTTCCGGCAGTGGCTGTCAACAAGGCGGCTCCGGAGGAGATTATCTGCAAGGTGGTCTCAGTGGTGGTAGCTTCGGCTCAGGAGGTGGATTTCAACAAGGCAGCTCTGGAGCAGGCTGCGGTGGTGGACCTGGTATGTGTAAGTATTAAAATTTACACATCCATGATTTTGTATTCATATTAGAAAATATGTAAGTGTAAGCGATAGTATAGCAAATTGGGTTATATTAAAGCTGGTGTATTGGGAATAAAAACcagcaatatttttttaatagttatgCAGAAGGAAAACAAACAATGTATTAGAgaagatttatcacactggtgtaaagtagaattgccttagttgcccctagcaaccagtcagattccaccttttatttttcaaagaatctgtgaggaataaaaagtggaatctgattcttgctaggggcaactaagacaattctactttacaacagtttgataaatctcccccattgtctgtatgtatacagataaaaGTAAAATAAGTAACAGATATATTTgagaaataaatgtgttttttaaaTTTCAAAGCTTTTACTAATGAGTTTCGCATTTCTGTTACAGCTGGTGGCTCCGGACAACAAATTCAAGGACAAGGTTCATATGGCGGTGGTAATATGTCAGGTATAATAATGATAAcaccaaaaaaagtaaaaaaaaaaaaaaaaaaaatctttttacattTAAACTGAATAAATATAATATTGAAATTAGATCAGTAGTGTACCTATAGTATTAATCTAAAGGCTCTATGTGCAGTGAGTGTGTACAGCAGCTTTATGTCCTGTGTGCTGCAGTGCAGTGCTCTGTAGACGACAGTATATTGAGAGCTATTCTCTAAGGTCAAAGTTATCTTAGATTTTCACCAAACCCATCGATCATTATTTGCCCTCTTTCTTTTTCTGTCAAAATACCTTCCAAAAAACGGCCTCAAAatgattgtgtgaacatagcctaagaataacTGCAAGGTGGTATCACTTTGTAGGTAATACTGTCTTAGACTTTACTGCTGCACGTTGCAAACGATAATTATTTAGTTCCCATTAGAAGAGAACCAAATGGTATTTCCAATGAAATGCAGAATTAAAAATGTGGACATTGTGTTGGCATTAaaattatataattataaatatttttGCTTAAATGGAAACATGAACTGATCATAAAATTTCAGAATTGTTTTAATTTGTAATTAGGGTAGTTTTGGTGTCTAATAGGGGATCTAACAAGTAACATTTTAATCTTTTAGGAGGTGGTTTTGGAGGGTACCAAGGTGGAGGAGGCTTTGGAGGAGGCTTTGAAGGGGGCTTTGGAGGAGGAAAATCAGGTAATATATGATATTTCTTCACTATTTCCACCTCTATAAATGGGTATTTTAGCTCCTTCTTGTACCTTGCCACTTATCTGCCTGCTTCCGACATGAGAGGGCAGAGGAGAACCTGCctgtccagccaatcactgactgaggcaggacatcaCTGCAGTCAGTGATGGGCTGAGTGGACAGGTGTTCATCCAAACTCTCATCTCGGAAGGGGGCGGAACAGACGGAAGAGAACTAAAAGGAGTTGACTGAG
The nucleotide sequence above comes from Dendropsophus ebraccatus isolate aDenEbr1 chromosome 8, aDenEbr1.pat, whole genome shotgun sequence. Encoded proteins:
- the LOC138798658 gene encoding loricrin-like isoform X1 — its product is MSGVKGGHAGGCQQSGSGGGCQQGGSSGGFMQGGFSSGGFSSGGGYQQGGGGGDCGGGGSHQGGSGGGYMQGGSVGGYQGGSSGGFQQGISGGGSSGGCQQGVSGGGFQQGGSSGSYMQGGVGGGSFSSGGGFQQGSSGGSCGGGIQQGFSGSGCQQGGSGGDYLQGGLSGGSFGSGGGFQQGSSGAGCGGGPGMSGGSGQQIQGQGSYGGGNMSGGGFGGYQGGGGFGGGFEGGFGGGKSDSCQGGAPGGCKK
- the LOC138798658 gene encoding loricrin-like isoform X2, which gives rise to MSGVKGGHAGGCQQSGSGGGCQQGGSSGGFMQGGFSSGGFSSGGGYQQGGGGGDCGGGGSHQGGSGGGYMQGGSVGGYQGGSSGGFQQGISGGGSSGGCQQGVSGGGFQQGGSSGSYMQGGVGGGSFSSGGGFQQGSSGGSCGGGIQQGFSGSGCQQGGSGGDYLQGGLSGGSFGSGGGFQQGSSGAGCGGGPAGGSGQQIQGQGSYGGGNMSGGGFGGYQGGGGFGGGFEGGFGGGKSDSCQGGAPGGCKK